A DNA window from Etheostoma spectabile isolate EspeVRDwgs_2016 chromosome 22, UIUC_Espe_1.0, whole genome shotgun sequence contains the following coding sequences:
- the pcyt1ba gene encoding choline-phosphate cytidylyltransferase B isoform X1 has translation MVKQRRIRSHSCCSAVAPLCCRKGPLKTLTKPAIFARETSCDCRAPHEKLTIAQARRGTPVDRPVRVYADGIFDLFHSGHARALMQAKNLFPNTYLIVGVCSDELTHKYKGFTVMTEIERYEALRHCRYVDEVLRDAPWTLTPEFLEKHKIDFVAHDDIPYSSAGSEDVYKHIKEAGMFVPTQRTEGISTSDLITRIVRDYDVYARRNLQRGYTAKELNVSYINEKKYRLQNQVDRMKEKVRTVEEKSKHFVYRVEEKSHDLIQKWEEKSREFIGNFLELFGPDGTWKQVFQERSGRMLSYALSPRESPCNSPPRELSPLRSPSPPSPPARWHNARPSPPTSPKGASASISSMSEGDEDEK, from the exons ATGGTGAAACAGCGACGGATCAGATCGCATTCCTGTTGCTCAGCTGTTGCGCCTCTTTGTTGCAGAAAAGGACCACTAAAG actcTGACAAAGCCTGCCATCTTTGCCAGGGAGACTAGTTGTGATTGTCGTGCTCCTCATGAGAAACTCACCATCGCTCAGGCCCGCAGAGGCACCCCAG TGGACCGGCCAGTCAGAGTCTACGCAGATGGCATCTTTGACCTGTTCCACTCTGGGCATGCTCGGGCCCTCATGCAGGCCAAGAACCTCTTTCCTAACACCTACCTCATAGTAGGAG TGTGCAGTGATGAGCTGACCCATAAGTACAAGGGTTTCACAGTCATGACGGAGATTGAACGTTATGAAGCGTTGAGACACTGCCGCTATGTTGACGAGGTTTTGAGAGACGCGCCATGGACTCTCACACCGGAGTTCCTAGAGAAACACAAG ATCGATTTTGTGGCTCACGATGACATCCCATACTCCTCAGCAGGAAGTGAGGACGTTTATAAACATATTAAGGAGGCAG GGATGTTTGTGCCTACGCAACGTACTGAGGGAATCTCAACATCTGACTTGATCACAAGAATTGTCAGAGACTATGACGTCTACGCCCGACGCAACCTCCAACGTGGCTACACGGCCAAGGAGCTTAACGTCAGCTACATTAAC GAGAAGAAGTACAGGCTGCAGAACCAAGTGGACCGCATGAAGGAGAAGGTTCGCACGGTCGAGGAGAAGAGCAAACATTTTGTTTACCGTGTGGAGGAAAAGAGTCACGACCTCATTCAGAAGTGGGAAGAGAAATCCAGAGAGTTTATCGGCAACTTCCTAGAACTTTTTGGCCCTGATGGGACTTGG AAACAGGTGTTTCAGGAGCGCAGTGGACGAATGCTGTCTTACGCTCTGTCTCCTCGAGAGTCGCCCTGCAACAGTCCTCCCCGCGAACTGTCCCCCTTGCGCTCCCCCTCACCCCCGTCTCCCCCCGCCCGCTGGCACAATGCACGACCCTCACCCCCAACCTCCCCCAAAGGAGCATCTGCCTCTATAAGCAGCATGAGTGAAGGTGATGAAGATGAGAAGTAG
- the pcyt1ba gene encoding choline-phosphate cytidylyltransferase B isoform X3, whose product MEELEHTCPHPRTTLTKPAIFARETSCDCRAPHEKLTIAQARRGTPVDRPVRVYADGIFDLFHSGHARALMQAKNLFPNTYLIVGVCSDELTHKYKGFTVMTEIERYEALRHCRYVDEVLRDAPWTLTPEFLEKHKIDFVAHDDIPYSSAGSEDVYKHIKEAGMFVPTQRTEGISTSDLITRIVRDYDVYARRNLQRGYTAKELNVSYINEKKYRLQNQVDRMKEKVRTVEEKSKHFVYRVEEKSHDLIQKWEEKSREFIGNFLELFGPDGTWKQVFQERSGRMLSYALSPRESPCNSPPRELSPLRSPSPPSPPARWHNARPSPPTSPKGASASISSMSEGDEDEK is encoded by the exons ATGGAGGAGCTTGAGCACACCTGCCCCCATCCTCGGACG actcTGACAAAGCCTGCCATCTTTGCCAGGGAGACTAGTTGTGATTGTCGTGCTCCTCATGAGAAACTCACCATCGCTCAGGCCCGCAGAGGCACCCCAG TGGACCGGCCAGTCAGAGTCTACGCAGATGGCATCTTTGACCTGTTCCACTCTGGGCATGCTCGGGCCCTCATGCAGGCCAAGAACCTCTTTCCTAACACCTACCTCATAGTAGGAG TGTGCAGTGATGAGCTGACCCATAAGTACAAGGGTTTCACAGTCATGACGGAGATTGAACGTTATGAAGCGTTGAGACACTGCCGCTATGTTGACGAGGTTTTGAGAGACGCGCCATGGACTCTCACACCGGAGTTCCTAGAGAAACACAAG ATCGATTTTGTGGCTCACGATGACATCCCATACTCCTCAGCAGGAAGTGAGGACGTTTATAAACATATTAAGGAGGCAG GGATGTTTGTGCCTACGCAACGTACTGAGGGAATCTCAACATCTGACTTGATCACAAGAATTGTCAGAGACTATGACGTCTACGCCCGACGCAACCTCCAACGTGGCTACACGGCCAAGGAGCTTAACGTCAGCTACATTAAC GAGAAGAAGTACAGGCTGCAGAACCAAGTGGACCGCATGAAGGAGAAGGTTCGCACGGTCGAGGAGAAGAGCAAACATTTTGTTTACCGTGTGGAGGAAAAGAGTCACGACCTCATTCAGAAGTGGGAAGAGAAATCCAGAGAGTTTATCGGCAACTTCCTAGAACTTTTTGGCCCTGATGGGACTTGG AAACAGGTGTTTCAGGAGCGCAGTGGACGAATGCTGTCTTACGCTCTGTCTCCTCGAGAGTCGCCCTGCAACAGTCCTCCCCGCGAACTGTCCCCCTTGCGCTCCCCCTCACCCCCGTCTCCCCCCGCCCGCTGGCACAATGCACGACCCTCACCCCCAACCTCCCCCAAAGGAGCATCTGCCTCTATAAGCAGCATGAGTGAAGGTGATGAAGATGAGAAGTAG
- the pcyt1ba gene encoding choline-phosphate cytidylyltransferase B isoform X2 — MVKQRRIRSHSCCSAVAPLCCRKGPLKTLTKPAIFARETSCDCRAPHEKLTIAQARRGTPVDRPVRVYADGIFDLFHSGHARALMQAKNLFPNTYLIVGVCSDELTHKYKGFTVMTEIERYEALRHCRYVDEVLRDAPWTLTPEFLEKHKIDFVAHDDIPYSSAGSEDVYKHIKEAGMFVPTQRTEGISTSDLITRIVRDYDVYARRNLQRGYTAKELNVSYINEKKYRLQNQVDRMKEKVRTVEEKSKHFVYRVEEKSHDLIQKWEEKSREFIGNFLELFGPDGTWVFQERSGRMLSYALSPRESPCNSPPRELSPLRSPSPPSPPARWHNARPSPPTSPKGASASISSMSEGDEDEK; from the exons ATGGTGAAACAGCGACGGATCAGATCGCATTCCTGTTGCTCAGCTGTTGCGCCTCTTTGTTGCAGAAAAGGACCACTAAAG actcTGACAAAGCCTGCCATCTTTGCCAGGGAGACTAGTTGTGATTGTCGTGCTCCTCATGAGAAACTCACCATCGCTCAGGCCCGCAGAGGCACCCCAG TGGACCGGCCAGTCAGAGTCTACGCAGATGGCATCTTTGACCTGTTCCACTCTGGGCATGCTCGGGCCCTCATGCAGGCCAAGAACCTCTTTCCTAACACCTACCTCATAGTAGGAG TGTGCAGTGATGAGCTGACCCATAAGTACAAGGGTTTCACAGTCATGACGGAGATTGAACGTTATGAAGCGTTGAGACACTGCCGCTATGTTGACGAGGTTTTGAGAGACGCGCCATGGACTCTCACACCGGAGTTCCTAGAGAAACACAAG ATCGATTTTGTGGCTCACGATGACATCCCATACTCCTCAGCAGGAAGTGAGGACGTTTATAAACATATTAAGGAGGCAG GGATGTTTGTGCCTACGCAACGTACTGAGGGAATCTCAACATCTGACTTGATCACAAGAATTGTCAGAGACTATGACGTCTACGCCCGACGCAACCTCCAACGTGGCTACACGGCCAAGGAGCTTAACGTCAGCTACATTAAC GAGAAGAAGTACAGGCTGCAGAACCAAGTGGACCGCATGAAGGAGAAGGTTCGCACGGTCGAGGAGAAGAGCAAACATTTTGTTTACCGTGTGGAGGAAAAGAGTCACGACCTCATTCAGAAGTGGGAAGAGAAATCCAGAGAGTTTATCGGCAACTTCCTAGAACTTTTTGGCCCTGATGGGACTTGG GTGTTTCAGGAGCGCAGTGGACGAATGCTGTCTTACGCTCTGTCTCCTCGAGAGTCGCCCTGCAACAGTCCTCCCCGCGAACTGTCCCCCTTGCGCTCCCCCTCACCCCCGTCTCCCCCCGCCCGCTGGCACAATGCACGACCCTCACCCCCAACCTCCCCCAAAGGAGCATCTGCCTCTATAAGCAGCATGAGTGAAGGTGATGAAGATGAGAAGTAG